A genome region from Chlorobaculum tepidum TLS includes the following:
- a CDS encoding class I SAM-dependent methyltransferase: protein MSFYSKFSEYYERVFPFREDVWQFLKRYAGSPGNALLDVGCGPGHYCGRFASDGFNALGIDLDEAMIDEAQRRYPEAAFRCLDMRRLEKTEGRFDCVWSIGNVLAHLPTEALAPFISKIHNLLKPGGYWIMQVMNWDTLAELTNYDFPVRTIEANGSTATFHRHYSSITPESLQFTFSLKDEDSVLFEESVTLYPVAIERYLKLHEDAGFLYEGMYSDFSGSALRSVPGTGLALVFGRG, encoded by the coding sequence ATGTCATTCTATTCGAAATTCTCGGAATACTACGAGCGGGTCTTTCCGTTCAGGGAGGATGTCTGGCAATTTCTGAAAAGATATGCCGGAAGTCCCGGCAATGCGCTGCTCGACGTGGGATGCGGGCCGGGGCACTACTGTGGACGGTTTGCCAGCGATGGCTTCAACGCACTTGGCATCGACCTCGACGAAGCAATGATCGACGAAGCACAGCGCCGCTATCCCGAAGCTGCATTCCGCTGCCTCGACATGCGGCGGCTGGAGAAGACTGAGGGGCGATTCGACTGCGTCTGGTCAATCGGCAACGTCCTGGCCCACCTCCCCACCGAAGCACTCGCCCCGTTCATCTCGAAAATCCACAATCTGCTCAAACCGGGCGGCTACTGGATCATGCAGGTGATGAACTGGGACACCCTCGCAGAATTGACGAACTACGACTTCCCGGTGCGCACCATCGAAGCCAACGGTTCAACCGCCACCTTCCACCGCCACTATTCATCGATCACGCCTGAGTCGTTGCAGTTCACCTTTTCGCTCAAGGATGAAGATTCGGTGCTATTTGAAGAATCGGTAACGCTCTATCCGGTCGCGATTGAGCGCTACCTGAAGCTGCACGAGGATGCCGGATTTCTGTACGAAGGAATGTACTCGGATTTCAGTGGATCGGCGTTAAGGAGTGTGCCCGGCACAGGTTTGGCGCTGGTGTTTGGGCGGGGGTGA
- the pheS gene encoding phenylalanine--tRNA ligase subunit alpha, translated as METSIQQLQQEIDGYQIRNAKELEAFKLEFTVRKGKIAGLFGQLKTVDSADRPRIGQLLNALKLSAEAKVADAESLFAQNAETEAPALDLSLPGRRSFLGSEHPVQKVLGDMKRIFTAMGFGIATGPELELDEYNFDRLNFPPNHPARDMQDTFFITRGQEEGDVLLRTHTSPVQVRVMLDEKPPIRVICPGKVYRNEAISARSYCVFHQLEGLYIDKNVSFADLKATIYSFARQMFGSDVKLRFRPSFFPFTEPSAEVDVTCYLCGGKGCRVCKKSGWLEIMGCGMVHPNVMRNCGIDPEEWTGYAFGMGVDRTALLRYKIDDIRLFFENDVRMLSQFMA; from the coding sequence ATGGAGACAAGCATTCAGCAACTGCAGCAGGAGATTGACGGATACCAGATCCGGAACGCAAAGGAACTCGAGGCCTTCAAGCTCGAGTTCACGGTGCGTAAGGGCAAAATCGCCGGCCTGTTCGGCCAGCTCAAAACCGTCGATTCCGCTGACAGGCCTCGCATAGGGCAGTTGCTCAACGCGCTCAAGCTCTCGGCAGAAGCGAAAGTTGCCGATGCCGAAAGCCTCTTCGCGCAAAACGCGGAGACTGAGGCACCAGCACTCGACCTCTCCCTGCCGGGACGCCGCTCGTTCCTCGGCTCGGAACATCCCGTGCAGAAGGTGCTGGGCGACATGAAGCGCATCTTCACCGCGATGGGGTTCGGCATCGCCACCGGCCCGGAGCTTGAACTCGACGAGTATAACTTCGACCGCCTGAACTTTCCGCCGAACCACCCGGCCCGCGACATGCAGGACACCTTCTTCATCACGCGAGGCCAGGAAGAGGGGGACGTGCTGCTCCGCACGCACACCTCACCGGTACAGGTGCGGGTGATGCTCGACGAGAAGCCGCCGATTCGGGTGATCTGCCCCGGCAAGGTGTATCGCAACGAAGCGATCAGCGCACGGAGCTACTGCGTCTTCCACCAGCTCGAAGGCCTGTACATCGACAAAAACGTGTCGTTCGCCGACCTGAAGGCCACAATCTACTCGTTCGCCCGCCAGATGTTCGGCAGCGACGTGAAGCTCAGATTCCGACCGAGCTTTTTCCCCTTCACCGAACCATCGGCTGAAGTGGACGTCACCTGCTACCTCTGTGGTGGTAAGGGATGCCGCGTCTGCAAGAAGTCCGGCTGGCTCGAAATCATGGGCTGCGGCATGGTGCATCCGAACGTGATGCGCAACTGCGGCATCGATCCGGAGGAGTGGACCGGCTACGCCTTCGGCATGGGGGTCGATCGCACGGCGCTGTTGCGCTACAAGATCGACGACATCCGGCTCTTTTTCGAAAACGACGTCCGGATGCTCAGCCAGTTCATGGCGTGA
- the infC gene encoding translation initiation factor IF-3 codes for MKKQKTSGNQKPKVSYRINEQIRVPEVRVVFPEGGMQVMKTQDARRMAEERGIDLIEVQPNAQPPVCKLENYGKLIYKMDKKDKDLKKKQKTTSLKELRFHPNTDKHDFDFKTAHLEEFLRKGNRVRATIVFLGRSIIYKDKGFELADRLTERLSTVANRDGEPKFEGKKLFVYFEPDKKKIEQFEKQRAMAEKIASLPPLPPDNSGEPEDDE; via the coding sequence ATGAAAAAACAGAAAACATCCGGCAACCAGAAGCCCAAAGTTTCTTACAGGATCAACGAACAGATCCGTGTACCAGAAGTCAGGGTCGTGTTTCCCGAGGGAGGCATGCAGGTCATGAAAACCCAGGACGCTCGCAGAATGGCCGAAGAGCGAGGGATCGACCTTATCGAGGTGCAGCCGAATGCTCAGCCGCCCGTATGCAAGCTTGAGAACTACGGAAAGCTGATCTACAAAATGGACAAGAAGGACAAGGACCTCAAGAAAAAACAGAAAACCACGTCGCTCAAAGAGCTGAGGTTCCATCCCAACACCGACAAGCACGACTTCGACTTCAAAACCGCGCATCTCGAAGAGTTCCTCCGCAAAGGCAACCGCGTCCGTGCGACCATTGTATTCCTCGGCCGTTCGATCATTTACAAAGACAAAGGTTTCGAGCTTGCCGACCGCCTGACCGAACGGCTCAGTACGGTCGCCAACCGGGATGGCGAGCCCAAGTTCGAGGGCAAAAAGCTCTTCGTTTATTTCGAGCCAGACAAGAAAAAAATCGAGCAGTTCGAAAAGCAGAGGGCTATGGCTGAAAAGATTGCGTCATTGCCGCCGCTACCGCCGGATAATTCCGGAGAGCCGGAAGACGACGAATAA
- a CDS encoding DUF6858 family protein, translating to MKQTLLQEKYPIYILELEKEETSFGSVDDIVAYFREKVESHPFAVLIGEFDHYGHTSLLPEGQIGEGITAAKNIVFCFGKELMNPKMLAVRPRSIGVAEMDGHFVISFLEAPNPAANASMEEWTLALKNPVSA from the coding sequence ATGAAACAAACTCTTCTTCAGGAAAAATACCCTATCTACATTCTCGAACTTGAAAAAGAAGAGACCTCTTTCGGTAGCGTCGATGATATTGTGGCCTACTTTCGCGAAAAAGTCGAATCGCATCCATTCGCGGTGCTTATCGGCGAGTTCGACCATTACGGTCACACCTCTCTTTTGCCAGAGGGGCAGATAGGCGAGGGGATTACCGCCGCCAAAAACATCGTGTTCTGTTTCGGTAAAGAGTTGATGAACCCCAAGATGCTGGCTGTTCGTCCGCGCTCCATTGGCGTGGCCGAGATGGACGGGCACTTTGTCATCAGCTTCCTCGAAGCGCCGAATCCTGCGGCCAACGCTTCGATGGAGGAGTGGACGCTGGCGCTGAAAAACCCCGTGTCCGCCTGA
- the bchZ gene encoding chlorophyllide a reductase subunit Z, which produces MAKTIRDESTASAYWAAVNTFCALKDVHVIADAPVGCYNLAGVAVMDYTDAIPYLENLTPTSLTEREISSSGSSQIVQETIEKLMGSGKQLILVSSAESEMIGSDHQHMLAMKYPSVRFFASDSLGENEWQGRDRALAWLFDQFDDGQPSQIEPGTVSIIGPTYGCFNSPADLAEVKRLVTGAGGRVAHVYPFESKAAEITKLKNSAAIVVMYREFGAALAEKLGRPVLYAPFGIEETDRFIGKIGRLCGTPEQATRFIAEEKRTTLSPVWDLWRGPQSEWFPTIRFGVVASKSYADGIKHVLGDELGMQCLFSLDSAEVDNNAVRKEIVQKQPQFLYGRMPDKIYLAEADAKSRFIPAGFPGPIVRRALGTPFMGHSGVVWLVQEIVNALYDTLFNFLPITRRQQAAAPTKPLKWTPEANAILDGIVRKAPFISQISFGRELKRKAENLAASRGADTVTPDILQQLG; this is translated from the coding sequence ATGGCAAAAACCATCCGGGACGAATCCACCGCAAGCGCCTACTGGGCGGCGGTCAATACCTTCTGCGCACTCAAAGACGTGCACGTCATCGCCGATGCCCCCGTGGGCTGCTACAACCTGGCTGGCGTGGCCGTCATGGACTACACCGACGCCATTCCCTACCTCGAAAACCTCACGCCCACAAGCCTTACCGAGCGGGAGATATCCTCGTCGGGCAGCTCCCAAATCGTGCAGGAGACCATCGAAAAGCTGATGGGTTCCGGCAAGCAGCTCATCCTCGTTTCGAGCGCAGAGAGCGAAATGATCGGCAGTGATCACCAGCACATGCTCGCCATGAAGTACCCGTCGGTGCGCTTTTTCGCCTCCGACTCGCTCGGCGAGAACGAATGGCAAGGGCGCGACCGGGCGCTTGCGTGGCTCTTCGACCAGTTCGACGACGGCCAACCGTCACAGATCGAGCCCGGCACGGTGAGCATCATCGGCCCGACCTACGGCTGCTTCAACAGCCCTGCCGATCTGGCGGAAGTAAAACGCCTCGTCACCGGCGCGGGCGGTAGAGTCGCCCATGTCTATCCCTTCGAGTCGAAGGCGGCAGAGATCACAAAGCTGAAAAACTCGGCGGCAATTGTGGTGATGTACCGCGAATTCGGCGCGGCGCTCGCCGAAAAGCTCGGGCGTCCGGTACTCTATGCGCCATTCGGCATCGAGGAAACCGACCGTTTCATCGGGAAGATTGGACGCCTTTGCGGAACGCCGGAGCAGGCGACACGCTTCATTGCGGAGGAAAAGCGCACGACGCTCAGCCCGGTGTGGGACTTGTGGCGCGGGCCGCAGTCGGAGTGGTTCCCGACCATCCGCTTCGGGGTGGTCGCGAGCAAAAGCTACGCCGACGGTATCAAGCACGTGCTGGGGGACGAGCTTGGGATGCAGTGCCTCTTCAGCCTCGATTCAGCAGAAGTGGACAACAACGCCGTTCGCAAGGAGATCGTGCAGAAGCAGCCACAATTTCTCTACGGCCGGATGCCCGACAAGATTTACCTCGCCGAAGCCGACGCCAAAAGCCGCTTCATCCCGGCAGGCTTCCCAGGCCCCATCGTGCGCCGCGCGCTCGGCACGCCATTCATGGGCCACAGCGGCGTGGTCTGGCTGGTGCAGGAGATCGTCAACGCGCTCTATGACACGCTCTTCAACTTCCTGCCTATCACCCGGCGGCAGCAGGCAGCGGCCCCGACCAAGCCGCTCAAATGGACACCCGAAGCCAATGCGATTCTGGACGGTATCGTCAGAAAAGCCCCCTTCATCAGCCAGATATCCTTTGGTCGAGAGCTGAAACGCAAAGCTGAAAATCTAGCCGCCTCACGCGGAGCTGACACCGTAACGCCGGATATTCTGCAACAGTTGGGCTGA
- a CDS encoding glycoside hydrolase family 3 protein — protein MANGVDSGTGTFPKPWSAQTVFSNREPWVERTLRNMSVREKVGQMIVAKVDAVYKNDDDPQYQLISRLVSEGKIGGIMFLKGDVQSAGILANHFQELSKVPLLVSADMEKGVAMRLDGATKFSPAMAISAAGNPALARRMAEIVAREARAIGIHQNYAPTVDLNINPANPVINTRSFGDRIPLVNAMSAAVIDGLQSNGVAATAKHFPGHGDVTVDSHLALPVLEGDRRRLENYELKPFRSAIANGVLSVMVGHLAVPKLTGTMEPASLSRTIVTGLLRNELGFKGLIVTDALNMKALQSNGLTPGEVAVRAVQAGNDMLLFPEDPELVFDAVCAAVENGEISEQQIDHSVQRILQMKHWLGLDRRKLVDLSRLSERVGTKENKRIAEQIAEQSLTLLRDRNRTIPLRFPQNGQLVNIILNDRPGQKVGREFVDTLRTSYNVTSLRLTPQSQPEFFQEASRAVAHASAVILTTGIQAWSKSVPSGLSQLQCDFVRSLPSMAPKGTPILFISFGTPYILDAFPEIGSALCAYSENEETDAAILKALKGELVPRGTLPVSLESVKP, from the coding sequence ATGGCAAACGGCGTCGATTCGGGAACAGGCACTTTTCCGAAACCGTGGTCCGCACAGACCGTTTTCTCGAACCGGGAGCCGTGGGTCGAGCGCACGCTGCGCAACATGAGCGTCCGGGAAAAGGTGGGCCAGATGATCGTAGCGAAGGTTGACGCGGTTTACAAAAACGATGACGATCCGCAATACCAGCTTATTTCGCGACTTGTCTCCGAAGGAAAAATCGGCGGCATCATGTTCCTGAAAGGCGATGTTCAGAGCGCGGGTATTCTGGCCAACCACTTTCAGGAGCTCTCGAAAGTACCGCTGCTGGTCAGCGCCGACATGGAAAAAGGGGTGGCGATGCGGCTGGACGGGGCAACAAAATTCTCGCCAGCCATGGCGATCTCCGCGGCGGGAAATCCGGCGCTTGCCCGACGCATGGCCGAAATCGTGGCACGTGAAGCGCGCGCCATCGGCATTCACCAGAACTACGCGCCAACGGTCGATCTGAATATCAACCCGGCCAATCCGGTCATCAACACCCGCTCGTTCGGCGACCGCATTCCCTTGGTCAACGCCATGTCGGCGGCGGTCATCGACGGACTGCAATCCAACGGCGTCGCAGCCACCGCAAAGCACTTTCCCGGCCACGGCGACGTAACCGTGGACAGCCACCTTGCCCTTCCGGTGCTCGAAGGCGACCGGCGGCGACTCGAAAACTATGAACTCAAGCCCTTCCGTTCGGCGATTGCAAACGGCGTGCTGAGCGTCATGGTGGGCCATCTGGCCGTGCCGAAGCTGACCGGCACGATGGAACCGGCCTCGCTCTCCAGAACCATCGTCACCGGCCTGCTCCGGAATGAGCTCGGGTTCAAGGGACTGATCGTGACCGACGCGCTCAACATGAAAGCGCTGCAAAGCAACGGCCTGACGCCGGGCGAGGTTGCTGTCAGGGCCGTGCAGGCGGGCAACGACATGCTGCTCTTTCCCGAAGACCCTGAGCTGGTTTTCGATGCGGTTTGCGCCGCCGTCGAAAACGGAGAAATCTCCGAACAGCAGATCGACCACTCGGTGCAAAGGATTCTTCAGATGAAACACTGGCTCGGTCTCGACCGGCGCAAGCTCGTCGATCTCTCCCGGCTGAGCGAACGGGTCGGCACGAAGGAGAACAAACGCATCGCCGAACAGATCGCCGAACAGTCGCTGACGCTGCTTCGCGACCGCAACCGCACTATACCGCTGCGGTTTCCGCAGAACGGCCAGCTGGTCAATATCATCCTGAATGACCGCCCCGGCCAGAAAGTGGGCCGCGAGTTCGTCGATACGCTTCGCACGAGCTACAACGTCACCTCGCTCCGGCTCACGCCGCAAAGCCAGCCGGAGTTTTTCCAGGAGGCATCCAGGGCGGTCGCCCACGCATCCGCCGTGATTCTGACCACCGGCATCCAGGCCTGGTCGAAATCGGTACCATCGGGCCTCAGTCAGCTGCAATGTGATTTCGTCCGCAGCCTGCCCTCGATGGCACCCAAAGGAACACCAATCCTGTTCATCTCTTTCGGCACGCCATACATCCTCGACGCCTTTCCCGAGATCGGCTCGGCCCTGTGCGCCTACAGCGAAAACGAAGAGACCGATGCGGCAATCCTCAAAGCACTGAAAGGCGAACTTGTTCCGAGAGGTACGCTTCCGGTATCGCTCGAAAGCGTTAAACCTTGA
- the gcvPB gene encoding aminomethyl-transferring glycine dehydrogenase subunit GcvPB, which translates to MKEQLIFDLSRSGRKGYSLSPLDIPERPADELLPSKFLRKEPAELPEMAESEVVRHFIRLSNLNYHVDKNMYPLGSCTMKYNPKINDYTCDLPGFASMHPLQPESTSQGALQLMYELAEMLKEIAGMKAVTLQPAAGAHGELTGILLIKKYHEKLGNKRHKLLVVDSAHGTNPASAALGGYECVSVKCDESGCTDMGDLRAKLDGEVAALMLTNPNTVGIFEKQIPEIEKLVHGNGSLLYMDGANMNALLGITRPGDMGFDVMHYNLHKTFSAPHGGGGPGSGPVGVSERLVEFLPVPVIEKFEKDGQTRYRLNSSKPNTIGRMMNFYGNFSVLVRAYTYIRMLGADGLRRVSENAIINANYLLQRLVEHYALPYPRPVMHEFCLSGDRQKKEHGVRTLDIAKRLLDYGYHAPTVYFPLIVSEALMIEPTETEAKETLNAFADAMIAIAEEAKSNPDLIKSAPTTTPVKRLDEAQASRQLNICCQH; encoded by the coding sequence ATGAAAGAACAACTGATCTTTGACCTTTCCCGCAGCGGTCGCAAGGGCTACAGCCTCTCGCCGCTCGACATTCCCGAACGCCCGGCGGATGAACTGCTGCCGTCGAAATTCCTGCGCAAAGAGCCGGCTGAACTGCCGGAAATGGCGGAGAGCGAGGTGGTGCGCCACTTCATTCGGCTGTCAAACCTGAACTACCACGTTGACAAGAACATGTACCCGCTTGGGAGCTGTACCATGAAGTACAATCCCAAGATCAACGACTACACCTGCGACCTGCCGGGCTTCGCGTCGATGCACCCGTTGCAGCCAGAATCGACGTCGCAGGGCGCGTTGCAGCTCATGTACGAGCTGGCGGAGATGCTCAAGGAGATCGCGGGCATGAAGGCGGTGACGCTGCAACCGGCGGCGGGCGCGCATGGCGAGCTGACCGGCATTCTGCTCATCAAGAAGTATCACGAAAAGCTTGGCAACAAGCGCCACAAGTTGCTCGTGGTCGATTCGGCCCACGGCACCAACCCGGCATCTGCGGCGCTCGGCGGATACGAGTGCGTGTCGGTCAAGTGCGATGAATCGGGCTGCACCGACATGGGTGACCTCCGCGCCAAGCTCGATGGCGAGGTGGCGGCGCTGATGCTCACCAATCCGAACACGGTCGGCATTTTCGAGAAGCAGATTCCCGAAATCGAGAAGCTGGTGCACGGCAACGGCAGCCTGCTTTACATGGACGGCGCGAACATGAACGCGCTGCTCGGCATCACCCGTCCCGGCGATATGGGCTTCGACGTGATGCACTACAATCTGCACAAAACCTTCTCCGCGCCCCACGGCGGCGGCGGCCCCGGCAGCGGCCCGGTCGGCGTCAGCGAGCGCCTTGTGGAGTTCCTGCCGGTGCCGGTGATCGAGAAATTCGAGAAAGACGGCCAGACGCGCTACCGCCTGAACTCCAGCAAGCCCAACACGATTGGCCGCATGATGAACTTCTACGGCAACTTCTCGGTGCTGGTGCGCGCCTACACCTACATCCGGATGCTCGGCGCGGATGGATTACGCCGCGTGTCGGAGAACGCCATCATCAACGCCAACTACCTGCTCCAGCGGCTCGTCGAGCACTACGCGCTGCCCTACCCGCGCCCGGTGATGCACGAGTTCTGCCTGTCGGGCGACCGCCAGAAAAAGGAGCACGGCGTCCGCACGCTCGACATCGCCAAGCGGCTGCTCGACTACGGCTACCACGCGCCGACGGTCTACTTCCCGCTCATCGTCAGCGAAGCGCTCATGATCGAGCCGACCGAGACCGAGGCAAAAGAGACGCTCAACGCCTTCGCCGACGCCATGATCGCCATTGCCGAAGAGGCCAAGTCGAATCCCGACCTCATCAAATCCGCGCCGACAACCACGCCGGTCAAGCGCCTCGACGAAGCGCAGGCCTCGCGCCAGCTCAACATCTGCTGCCAGCACTGA
- the rplI gene encoding 50S ribosomal protein L9: MKIILRKDVATLGDAGEVVTVKNGYANNYLIPQGYAIRATEGTLKALETEKKQQARKIELQRTNARELAAKIEQMTLKVLAKAGESGKLFGTVTAGDIAEALKAQGVDIDRRKIHLEAPIKALGKYEADAKLFMDITAKLSIEVEAEGASEE; the protein is encoded by the coding sequence GTGAAAATAATTTTAAGAAAAGATGTGGCAACCCTTGGCGATGCCGGTGAAGTGGTCACCGTCAAGAACGGGTATGCCAATAACTACCTGATTCCGCAGGGCTATGCCATCCGTGCTACCGAAGGCACGCTCAAGGCGCTTGAAACCGAAAAGAAACAGCAGGCTCGCAAAATCGAGCTTCAGCGCACAAATGCTCGCGAACTTGCCGCGAAGATCGAGCAGATGACGCTGAAGGTGCTTGCCAAGGCTGGTGAGTCGGGCAAGCTATTTGGCACCGTGACCGCCGGGGACATTGCCGAAGCGCTCAAAGCGCAGGGGGTTGATATCGACCGTCGCAAAATCCATCTCGAAGCTCCGATCAAGGCTCTCGGCAAGTACGAGGCCGATGCGAAGCTTTTCATGGATATTACGGCAAAGCTTAGCATCGAGGTTGAAGCAGAAGGCGCAAGCGAGGAGTAA
- the rpmI gene encoding 50S ribosomal protein L35, with product MPKMKSHRGACKRFKATASGKVKRERMNGSHNLEHKNRKRTRRLHQSTLVDSTKEKQIKRMILA from the coding sequence ATGCCTAAAATGAAATCACATCGCGGTGCCTGCAAGAGGTTCAAGGCCACCGCATCCGGAAAAGTCAAACGCGAGCGTATGAACGGCTCTCATAACCTTGAGCACAAGAACAGGAAACGCACCCGCCGCCTGCACCAGTCCACGCTGGTCGATTCGACAAAAGAGAAGCAGATCAAGAGAATGATCCTCGCCTGA
- the thrS gene encoding threonine--tRNA ligase has translation MSEITDDRQQVIITLPDGSERTYSSGVTGLEIAESIGKKLAEAALAFTIDGKPRDLDTPVTENARVSIITFDSPEGKEIFWHSSSHLMAHAIEELFPGAKFGAGPAIEQGFYYDIACEHRFNEEDLRAIEAKMLEISKRNLSINREEMPREQAIEYFSNERKDPYKVEILEDTLKDVPTVSVYHQDGFADLCSGPHLPSTGKVKAVLLTNISSSYWRGDSSRETMQRIYGITFPSDKLLKEHIARLEEARKRDHRKLGAELGLFMLTPEVGSGLPIWLPNGAIIRNELETFLKAEQRKRGYVPVYTPHIGNIELYKRSGHYPYYSDSQFPPLTYKDETGREEQYLLKPMNCPHHHLIYSQTLRSYRDLPIRLTEFGTVYRHEQSGELNGLVRARGFTQDDSHIYCRPDQLVDEICNAIDLTRFVFNTLGFDEVETRLSLHDPENQSKYGGTAEVWGQAEKDVKEAADRMGIKYFIGIGEASFYGPKIDFIVRDAIGRKWQLGTVQVDYVMPERFDLSYIGSDGQKHRPVVIHRAPFGSMERFIGVLIEHTAGNFPLWLAPVQAVVLPIAEEVHDYAREVYAKLHEAGIRTELDLRSEKIGKKIREAELSKIPAMLVIGRNEQEKGEVSLRRHRKGDEGSFGVDELIARLCEERDRRF, from the coding sequence ATGTCTGAAATAACGGATGACCGTCAACAGGTGATTATCACCTTGCCCGACGGTTCTGAAAGAACCTACTCTTCCGGCGTTACCGGCCTCGAAATCGCTGAATCCATTGGCAAAAAACTTGCCGAAGCAGCACTCGCCTTCACCATCGACGGCAAACCGCGTGACCTCGATACGCCCGTCACTGAGAATGCGAGGGTCTCGATCATCACCTTCGATTCTCCGGAAGGCAAAGAGATTTTCTGGCACAGTTCGAGCCACCTGATGGCCCACGCCATTGAGGAGCTGTTCCCCGGTGCGAAGTTCGGCGCTGGCCCGGCCATCGAGCAGGGCTTTTATTACGACATCGCCTGCGAGCACCGCTTCAACGAAGAGGATCTCCGTGCCATCGAAGCGAAAATGCTGGAGATCAGCAAGCGCAACCTTAGCATCAACCGCGAGGAGATGCCGCGCGAACAGGCCATCGAATACTTCTCGAACGAGCGCAAAGACCCGTACAAGGTCGAAATTCTCGAAGACACGCTGAAGGATGTCCCGACGGTTTCGGTCTATCACCAGGACGGTTTCGCTGACCTGTGCAGCGGCCCGCACCTGCCCTCGACCGGCAAGGTCAAGGCGGTTCTGCTGACTAATATTTCGTCATCGTACTGGCGTGGCGACTCGTCGCGTGAAACGATGCAGCGCATCTACGGCATCACCTTTCCGAGTGACAAGCTGCTCAAGGAGCACATCGCCCGGCTGGAAGAGGCCCGCAAGCGCGACCACCGCAAGCTCGGCGCGGAGCTGGGGCTATTCATGCTGACCCCGGAAGTCGGCAGCGGCCTGCCGATCTGGCTGCCAAACGGCGCGATCATTCGCAACGAACTCGAAACCTTTCTGAAAGCCGAGCAGCGCAAGCGCGGCTACGTGCCGGTGTACACGCCGCACATCGGCAACATCGAGCTATACAAGCGTTCGGGCCACTACCCGTATTACAGCGACTCGCAGTTCCCGCCGCTCACCTACAAGGACGAGACGGGTCGCGAGGAGCAGTACCTGCTCAAGCCGATGAACTGCCCGCATCATCACCTGATCTACAGCCAGACGCTGCGCAGCTATCGCGACCTGCCGATCCGGCTGACCGAGTTCGGTACCGTCTATCGCCACGAGCAGTCCGGCGAGCTGAACGGCCTGGTTCGCGCCCGCGGCTTCACGCAGGACGACTCGCACATCTACTGCCGTCCCGACCAGCTCGTTGACGAAATCTGCAACGCCATCGACCTGACCCGCTTCGTCTTCAATACGCTCGGCTTCGACGAGGTCGAAACGCGCCTGTCGCTGCACGATCCGGAGAACCAGTCCAAGTACGGCGGCACCGCCGAGGTGTGGGGGCAGGCCGAAAAGGATGTGAAGGAAGCCGCCGACCGCATGGGCATCAAATACTTCATCGGCATCGGCGAAGCGAGCTTTTACGGTCCGAAGATCGACTTCATCGTGCGCGACGCGATTGGCCGCAAGTGGCAGCTCGGCACCGTGCAGGTCGACTACGTCATGCCAGAGCGCTTCGACCTCAGCTACATCGGCAGTGACGGCCAGAAGCACCGCCCGGTGGTGATCCACCGCGCACCGTTTGGTTCGATGGAGCGCTTCATCGGCGTCCTGATCGAGCACACGGCAGGCAACTTCCCGCTCTGGCTCGCGCCCGTGCAGGCGGTCGTGCTGCCCATCGCCGAGGAGGTGCACGACTACGCCCGCGAGGTGTACGCCAAGCTGCACGAAGCGGGCATCCGCACCGAACTCGACTTGCGCAGCGAGAAGATTGGCAAGAAAATCCGCGAGGCGGAACTCTCCAAAATCCCCGCCATGCTCGTCATCGGCAGGAACGAGCAGGAGAAGGGCGAGGTCTCGCTACGCCGTCACCGCAAGGGCGACGAAGGCAGCTTCGGCGTTGACGAGCTGATCGCCAGGCTCTGTGAGGAAAGAGATCGACGATTCTGA
- the rplT gene encoding 50S ribosomal protein L20, protein MPKSTNSVASKARRKRILKKAKGYWGSRGNVLTVVKHAVDKAEQYAYRDRRVKKRNFRSLWIMRINAAARQNGVSYSRLMDAIHKKNIEIDRKALAEIAVKDPAAFSLIVKTALD, encoded by the coding sequence ATGCCTAAATCAACCAATTCGGTAGCTTCCAAAGCAAGAAGGAAGAGGATTCTCAAGAAAGCCAAAGGATACTGGGGTTCACGCGGAAACGTGCTGACCGTCGTCAAGCACGCTGTGGACAAGGCCGAGCAGTACGCCTACCGCGACCGCCGCGTCAAGAAAAGAAACTTCCGCTCCCTGTGGATCATGCGCATCAACGCCGCTGCTCGTCAGAACGGCGTCTCCTACTCGCGCCTGATGGATGCCATCCACAAAAAGAACATCGAGATCGACCGCAAGGCGCTGGCCGAAATCGCCGTGAAGGATCCGGCAGCATTCTCTCTGATCGTCAAAACGGCTCTCGATTAA